The following proteins are encoded in a genomic region of Myxococcus virescens:
- a CDS encoding 5-formyltetrahydrofolate cyclo-ligase, protein MSETVVEEAAARKQTLREELTARRKAMTPDLIDTRGLKVQSRFLAAPYYQKARTVALYAPIRGEVPTRDILIAALQDGKIVCYPLSHVHGRILSFRAIKSESELEPGRLGVREPTNSADLIAVDQIDLFVVPGLGFTREGKRLGRGGGYYDATLRAASQRSRRVGLAFNDQVVPVLPTTGDDVDMDLVVTESESLRGLYRDWDFLDT, encoded by the coding sequence GTGAGCGAGACGGTGGTGGAAGAGGCGGCGGCGAGGAAGCAGACCCTACGAGAGGAGCTCACGGCGCGCCGGAAGGCGATGACGCCGGACCTCATCGATACGCGGGGTCTCAAGGTTCAGTCTCGGTTTCTGGCGGCACCGTATTATCAGAAGGCGCGCACGGTGGCGTTGTACGCCCCCATTCGGGGGGAAGTGCCAACCCGGGATATCCTGATTGCGGCGTTGCAGGACGGCAAGATTGTCTGCTACCCGCTCTCACATGTTCACGGGCGGATTCTTTCGTTCCGTGCCATCAAGTCGGAAAGCGAGCTGGAGCCGGGGCGTTTGGGGGTGCGTGAGCCCACCAACTCCGCGGACCTCATCGCGGTGGACCAGATTGACCTCTTCGTGGTGCCGGGCCTGGGCTTCACCCGGGAAGGCAAGCGGCTGGGGCGCGGGGGCGGTTACTACGACGCCACCCTCCGCGCGGCCAGTCAGCGCAGTCGTCGGGTGGGCCTGGCCTTCAATGACCAGGTCGTCCCCGTGCTGCCCACGACCGGGGATGACGTCGACATGGACCTGGTCGTAACGGAGTCTGAGTCCCTGCGCGGCCTGTACCGCGACTGGGACTTCCTCGATACGTGA
- a CDS encoding TIGR00282 family metallophosphoesterase, whose product MKVLFMGDVVGRPGLQAVRTLLPRVRAQHGVDVVVANAENSDQGSGITSETAHYLLDSGVQLLTSGNHFYSKKAILPWVKEHPDLLLRPANYPKGTPGKGHGVVKLPDGRALGVINLEGRVFMRTEASPFEVVEGLVEELRQQTPCILVDMHCEASSEKNAMGVHLDGRVSVVVGTHTHVQTADERILPGGTAFITDVGMCGPLDSVIGMKKESSLARFLGKPAPYEVAERLVYLQGVVVDIDDATGRGRSIHRVREHLPGT is encoded by the coding sequence GTGAAAGTCCTCTTCATGGGGGACGTGGTGGGCCGCCCGGGTCTCCAGGCGGTCCGCACGCTCCTTCCGAGGGTCCGCGCGCAGCACGGCGTGGACGTGGTGGTCGCCAACGCGGAGAACAGCGACCAGGGCTCGGGCATCACTTCAGAGACGGCCCACTACCTGCTCGACAGCGGCGTCCAGCTGCTGACGAGCGGTAATCATTTCTACTCCAAGAAGGCCATCCTCCCCTGGGTGAAGGAGCATCCGGACCTGCTCTTGCGTCCGGCCAACTACCCCAAGGGCACGCCGGGCAAGGGCCACGGCGTGGTGAAGCTGCCGGATGGGCGCGCGCTGGGCGTCATCAACTTGGAGGGGCGCGTCTTCATGCGCACCGAGGCCAGCCCCTTCGAGGTGGTGGAAGGGCTGGTGGAGGAGCTGCGCCAGCAGACGCCCTGCATCCTGGTGGACATGCACTGCGAGGCGTCCAGTGAGAAGAACGCCATGGGCGTCCACCTGGATGGGCGGGTGTCCGTGGTGGTGGGGACGCACACGCACGTGCAGACGGCGGATGAGCGCATCCTCCCCGGTGGCACGGCCTTCATCACGGATGTCGGCATGTGCGGGCCGCTGGACTCCGTCATCGGCATGAAGAAGGAGTCCTCGCTGGCGCGCTTCCTGGGCAAGCCGGCGCCCTATGAGGTGGCGGAGCGGCTCGTCTACCTGCAAGGCGTGGTGGTGGACATCGACGACGCCACCGGACGGGGCCGGAGCATCCACCGCGTGCGTGAGCACCTGCCAGGCACCTGA
- the tyrS gene encoding tyrosine--tRNA ligase: MNPDALRKATPEEQFDEVTRGTVDLHVPEDLKKKLQYSYDTGKPLVIKAGFDPSRPDLHLGHSLLLTRMRRFQEFGHTVVFLIGDFTGLIGDPTGRNATRPALTRDEVKANAETYKKQVFKVLDESKTQVRFNSSWLDSLGTEGMIRLASRYSVQRMLERDDFKKRFRGEVSISIHEFLYPLLQGYDSVVLKADVELGATDQLFNLLVGRQLMKEEGMAPQVIMTGPILEGLNAKAVDGKIVGDKMSKSLDNYVGIDEPADTIFGKLMSITDDLMWRYYELLSAKTRAELAEMRAQVESGALHPKAAKVGFAQEMTARFQGEEAGKKAAEDFEKRFAKKELSTDELPLVEVSLGGAEKLPVTKLLPESKLVASATEARKLMAQGGVRVNGEKVQDVKAELGAGEYTVQVGKLKAARVKLG, encoded by the coding sequence ATGAATCCGGACGCGCTGCGCAAGGCGACCCCCGAGGAGCAGTTCGATGAAGTGACCCGTGGCACGGTGGACCTCCACGTGCCCGAGGACCTGAAGAAGAAGCTTCAGTACTCGTATGACACGGGCAAGCCGCTGGTCATCAAGGCAGGCTTCGACCCGAGCCGGCCGGACCTGCACCTGGGCCACTCGCTGCTGCTCACGCGCATGCGGCGCTTCCAGGAGTTCGGCCACACGGTGGTGTTCCTCATCGGTGACTTCACCGGGTTGATTGGCGACCCGACGGGCCGCAACGCCACGCGCCCGGCGCTCACGCGCGACGAGGTGAAGGCCAACGCGGAGACCTACAAGAAGCAGGTCTTCAAGGTGCTGGACGAGTCCAAGACGCAGGTGCGCTTCAACTCCAGCTGGCTGGACTCGCTGGGGACCGAAGGGATGATCCGCCTGGCCTCGCGCTACTCCGTGCAGCGCATGCTGGAGCGCGACGACTTCAAGAAGCGCTTCCGCGGCGAGGTCTCCATCTCCATCCACGAGTTCCTCTACCCGCTCCTGCAGGGCTACGACTCGGTGGTGCTCAAGGCGGACGTGGAGCTGGGCGCGACGGACCAGCTCTTCAACCTGCTGGTGGGCCGCCAGTTGATGAAGGAAGAGGGCATGGCGCCCCAGGTCATCATGACGGGCCCCATCCTGGAGGGCCTCAACGCGAAGGCGGTCGACGGGAAGATTGTCGGCGACAAGATGTCCAAGAGCCTGGACAACTACGTGGGCATCGACGAGCCGGCGGACACCATCTTCGGCAAGTTGATGAGCATCACCGACGACCTGATGTGGCGGTACTACGAGCTGCTCTCCGCGAAGACGCGGGCGGAGCTGGCGGAGATGCGCGCCCAGGTGGAGTCCGGCGCGCTGCACCCCAAGGCGGCGAAGGTCGGCTTCGCGCAGGAGATGACGGCGCGCTTCCAGGGCGAGGAGGCCGGGAAGAAGGCCGCCGAGGACTTCGAGAAGCGCTTCGCGAAGAAGGAGCTGTCCACGGACGAGCTGCCCCTGGTGGAGGTGTCCCTGGGCGGCGCGGAGAAGCTGCCGGTGACGAAGCTGCTGCCGGAGTCGAAGCTGGTCGCGTCCGCCACCGAGGCGCGCAAGCTGATGGCGCAGGGCGGCGTGCGCGTCAACGGCGAGAAGGTGCAGGACGTCAAGGCGGAGCTGGGCGCCGGCGAGTACACGGTGCAGGTGGGCAAGCTGAAGGCAGCCCGCGTGAAGCTCGGTTGA
- a CDS encoding alpha-2-macroglobulin family protein, giving the protein MHRTPWTRAPFVRFWLFALLLLTSPVLGQGKAPPSWKAIERMAEEQKLEAAAQGAEARLAQAKSKGDEAEWTRALVRTVQLRTDLHGYETAVRFLREQPWPKGALPRATLNLFYANALVAYAQAYGWEVRQRESVASSGPVDLKAWTYEEILTEAQRAYEEVWKQRQQLGGEPLKALSEYVKPNTYPEGLRSTLRDAVSYLRVSLLADSSHWRPEQAHEVYRLDLGALLEGTPKVALTDPGVHPLVKVAAVLGDLEAWHQSAGRRESALEARLQRYTVLHQHFTDAADRTRIRQHLAALLPAFRDVPWSTMGQAQLVEMERVADHAVRAHSLAKACAATYPQSTGAQRCRVLMAAIEAPEFSMGSLASDGPGRRSVEVTHRNVSMLHFRAYSVDLEKRLAQVDDYNLMPDSAPLKALVKGQRPVATWSVPLPKTEDFREHRTFVTPPLTARGTYVIMASAHEDFRATNNRIVAVYLTVTPWVIVARPSNGDLLEVRLVDGDTGEPVPKVPLRLIRVDYRQGFKEVARILSDADGAATFDAVPGDGYRSYVLVAGVGRNALLHPGQVPFYKRHQSGEVHSALVFTDRAVYRPQQKVLWKAVAFSGRGEQARYQTLADRPLQVTLFDPNHQVVESREVRTNDFGSAAGEFTIPTGRMLGAWSVIVSAGGRASIRVEEYKRPTFEVTLKDAKAQLRLNRPATFQGEARYYFGMPVTSGSVRWRAYREPVLPWWWWGPPSGASQRQVVATGTSPLGADGGFTIGFTPEADERSAATPGLTWNYRIEADATDEGGETRSASRAFRLGFVAVEARVDLDTGFLREGAAAEVRLTRSTLDGAPQPGPGKWRLVALNQPAQPLLPADEPQGLPEYKDPEAVFTPTPGDNLRPRWFGAYSPESTIRGWTDGAQQATGSVQHDTEGLAVLKLPSLKAGAYRLHYETTDAFGQTYTVGRELVVAGKTTPLAVPAMLVAERETARVGEVVRLMAVSGFKGQPLLLDIYQGERRISRRKLTAGQSSGVVEVPVTAELRGGFTVALSTVRDYQFLFFSKSIFVPWDDKELQLEFATFRDTLRPGAKETWRVTVKGPKGAKVEAGTAELLAYMYDQSLDLFAKQTPPSVASLYPQWHSSVDMQSSASLGDTRWVVNARYGEVPGWTPPAPDALLFGDGFEVGGPGRRRMRQMVRGGMGGMREGAAPRATMAPAPGAPPPPPPAEAPVRAEAKMQADKEERFGSGGAAPDAPQPLRSNFAETAFWAPQVLTGADGSATLEFTVPDSVTAWSVWVHAVTRDLKGGSLQRASRSVKELMVRPYVPRFLREGDRAVLEVMVNNAASRPMQGTLTLDIQDLELQKSVLSDFGVQKASQPFRVEAGKGTRLRFPLTTPTRVGPVAFRVVARSENHSDGELRPLPVLPGRMHLAQSRFVTLKGKDSKTMQFEDLRAGGDPTRVNEQLVVTVDTQLFYSALQALPYLVDYPYECTEQTLNRFVSTGILSSLYGQYPSVARMAKQLSERPTQLETWDAVDPNRKMALEETPWLEMAKGGAGPEAGLVKVLDPKVAAAERTSALAKLRKAQTSSGGFPWWAGGPPSPYMTLYIVHGLSRAMEFGVEVPPEITRGAWGYLARHFREEYATKLMKEERGWEFLTFLNYTASAYPNASYTGEALTEAERARMLAFSFKHWKKHSPYLKGYLALTLKRAGRGADANRVWESVMDSAKTSPELGTYWAQEDRSWLWYNDTTETHAFALRTLTELNPKDARREGLVQWLLLNKKLNHWKSTRATAESLYALVKYLQAEGALGVREDAQVTVGPRVVRMSFAPDEYTGKKNQVVVPGPELNPATMSSVVVEKTTPGFAFASATWHFSTEKLPDSDRGDFFQVSRRYFLRERQGKDARLVPLAEGAVVLPGDEVEVQLSLRAKHAAEYVHLRDPRAAGLEPENVQSRHRWDLGIVWYEETRDSGTNFFFEQLPAGEYTFKYRLRANMAGQFKVGPATVQSMYAPEFTAYSAGAMLTVGAAK; this is encoded by the coding sequence ATGCATCGGACCCCCTGGACCCGCGCACCCTTTGTTCGCTTCTGGCTGTTCGCCCTGCTGCTGCTGACCTCGCCCGTGCTGGGGCAGGGCAAGGCGCCGCCTTCGTGGAAGGCCATCGAGAGGATGGCCGAAGAGCAGAAGCTGGAGGCCGCCGCCCAGGGCGCCGAGGCCCGGCTGGCGCAGGCGAAGTCCAAGGGCGACGAGGCCGAGTGGACGCGCGCGCTGGTGCGCACGGTGCAACTGCGCACCGACTTGCATGGCTACGAGACGGCGGTGCGCTTCCTGCGCGAGCAGCCCTGGCCCAAGGGCGCGTTGCCTCGCGCGACGCTGAACCTCTTCTACGCGAACGCGCTCGTCGCCTATGCGCAGGCCTACGGCTGGGAGGTGCGCCAGCGCGAGTCCGTGGCGTCCTCCGGGCCGGTGGACCTCAAGGCGTGGACCTATGAGGAGATTCTGACCGAGGCCCAGCGTGCCTACGAGGAGGTGTGGAAGCAGCGGCAACAACTGGGCGGTGAGCCCCTGAAGGCGTTGTCCGAGTACGTGAAGCCCAACACCTACCCGGAGGGGCTGCGCTCCACGCTGCGAGATGCCGTGTCGTACCTGCGCGTGTCGCTGCTGGCGGACAGCTCGCACTGGCGGCCCGAGCAGGCCCATGAGGTGTACCGCCTGGACCTGGGCGCGCTCCTGGAGGGGACGCCCAAGGTGGCGCTGACGGACCCCGGCGTCCATCCGCTGGTGAAGGTGGCGGCGGTGCTCGGGGACCTGGAGGCGTGGCACCAGTCCGCGGGGCGGCGCGAGTCGGCGCTGGAGGCCCGGCTGCAGCGCTACACGGTGCTGCACCAGCACTTCACGGACGCGGCCGACCGGACCCGCATCCGGCAACACCTGGCCGCCTTGCTGCCCGCGTTCCGCGACGTGCCCTGGTCCACCATGGGGCAGGCCCAGCTCGTGGAGATGGAGCGAGTGGCGGACCACGCCGTGCGTGCCCACTCGCTGGCGAAGGCGTGCGCGGCCACCTACCCCCAGTCCACGGGGGCGCAGCGCTGCCGCGTGCTCATGGCCGCCATCGAGGCGCCCGAGTTCAGCATGGGCTCGCTGGCGTCGGACGGGCCGGGCCGCCGCTCCGTCGAGGTCACCCACCGCAACGTGTCCATGCTGCACTTCCGTGCGTACTCCGTGGACCTGGAGAAGCGGCTGGCCCAGGTGGATGACTACAACCTCATGCCGGACAGTGCGCCGTTGAAGGCCCTGGTGAAGGGACAGCGCCCGGTGGCCACCTGGAGCGTGCCGCTGCCGAAGACGGAGGACTTCCGGGAGCACCGCACCTTCGTCACGCCGCCGCTCACGGCCCGGGGGACGTACGTCATCATGGCCTCCGCCCACGAGGACTTCCGCGCGACGAACAACCGCATCGTCGCGGTGTACCTGACGGTGACGCCCTGGGTCATCGTCGCGCGGCCCTCGAACGGGGACCTGCTGGAGGTGCGGCTGGTGGACGGCGACACCGGCGAGCCCGTGCCGAAGGTTCCCCTGCGCCTCATCCGCGTCGACTACAGGCAGGGCTTCAAGGAGGTGGCGCGCATCCTCTCGGACGCGGACGGCGCGGCCACCTTCGACGCGGTCCCGGGCGATGGCTACCGCAGCTACGTCCTGGTGGCCGGCGTCGGACGGAACGCGCTGCTGCACCCGGGCCAGGTGCCGTTCTACAAGCGCCATCAGTCCGGGGAGGTCCATTCGGCGCTCGTCTTCACCGATCGCGCGGTCTACCGGCCCCAGCAGAAGGTGCTGTGGAAGGCGGTGGCCTTCAGCGGCCGGGGCGAGCAGGCGCGCTACCAGACGCTGGCGGACCGCCCGCTCCAGGTGACGCTGTTCGACCCGAACCACCAGGTGGTGGAGTCCCGGGAGGTCCGCACCAACGACTTCGGCTCCGCCGCGGGCGAGTTCACGATTCCCACCGGCCGGATGCTGGGGGCGTGGTCCGTGATTGTGAGCGCGGGGGGCCGCGCGTCGATTCGCGTGGAGGAGTACAAGCGGCCCACCTTCGAGGTGACGCTGAAGGACGCGAAGGCGCAGCTGCGCCTCAACCGGCCCGCGACCTTCCAGGGCGAGGCCCGCTACTACTTCGGCATGCCGGTGACGTCCGGCTCCGTGCGGTGGCGTGCGTACCGCGAGCCGGTGCTGCCCTGGTGGTGGTGGGGCCCGCCGTCCGGGGCCTCGCAGCGGCAGGTGGTGGCGACGGGCACGTCGCCGCTGGGCGCGGACGGAGGCTTCACCATCGGCTTCACCCCCGAGGCGGATGAGCGGTCCGCGGCCACCCCGGGGCTGACGTGGAACTACCGCATCGAGGCCGACGCGACGGACGAAGGCGGTGAGACGCGCTCGGCCAGCCGGGCCTTCCGGCTGGGCTTCGTCGCCGTGGAGGCGCGCGTGGACCTGGACACGGGGTTCCTCCGCGAGGGCGCCGCGGCCGAGGTTCGGCTGACGCGCTCCACGCTGGATGGCGCGCCGCAGCCGGGGCCGGGCAAGTGGCGGCTGGTGGCGCTGAATCAGCCCGCGCAGCCCCTGCTGCCCGCGGACGAGCCCCAGGGCCTGCCGGAGTACAAGGACCCCGAGGCGGTGTTCACGCCCACGCCTGGAGACAACCTGCGTCCTCGGTGGTTCGGCGCGTATTCGCCGGAGTCCACCATTCGCGGCTGGACGGATGGGGCCCAGCAGGCGACCGGCTCGGTGCAGCACGACACCGAGGGCCTGGCCGTGCTGAAGCTGCCGTCGCTCAAGGCGGGCGCGTACCGGCTCCACTACGAGACGACGGACGCCTTCGGTCAGACGTACACCGTGGGGCGCGAGCTGGTGGTGGCCGGGAAGACGACACCCCTCGCGGTGCCCGCGATGCTGGTGGCCGAGCGGGAGACGGCGCGGGTGGGGGAGGTGGTGCGGTTGATGGCCGTCTCGGGGTTCAAGGGACAGCCGCTGCTGCTCGACATCTACCAGGGAGAGCGGCGCATCTCCCGGCGCAAGCTCACCGCGGGCCAGTCTTCCGGAGTCGTGGAGGTGCCGGTGACGGCGGAGCTGCGCGGCGGCTTCACCGTGGCGCTGTCCACGGTGCGTGACTACCAGTTCCTGTTCTTCTCGAAGTCCATCTTCGTGCCCTGGGACGACAAGGAATTGCAGCTGGAGTTCGCCACCTTCCGCGACACGCTGCGCCCGGGCGCGAAGGAGACCTGGCGCGTGACGGTGAAGGGGCCGAAGGGCGCGAAGGTGGAGGCGGGCACTGCCGAACTGCTCGCGTACATGTATGACCAGTCCCTGGACCTGTTCGCCAAGCAGACGCCGCCCAGCGTGGCGTCGCTGTATCCCCAGTGGCATTCCTCCGTGGACATGCAGTCGTCGGCGAGCCTGGGTGACACCCGGTGGGTGGTGAACGCGCGATATGGCGAGGTGCCGGGCTGGACACCGCCTGCGCCTGACGCCTTGCTCTTCGGGGATGGCTTCGAGGTGGGCGGCCCAGGCCGGCGGCGGATGCGGCAGATGGTTCGCGGTGGGATGGGCGGCATGCGGGAGGGCGCCGCGCCAAGGGCCACCATGGCACCGGCGCCGGGCGCCCCGCCGCCCCCGCCGCCCGCCGAGGCGCCTGTTCGGGCCGAGGCGAAGATGCAGGCGGACAAGGAAGAGCGCTTTGGCAGCGGCGGAGCGGCTCCGGACGCGCCGCAGCCGCTGCGCTCCAACTTCGCGGAGACCGCGTTCTGGGCGCCCCAGGTGCTCACCGGGGCAGACGGCTCGGCGACGCTGGAGTTCACCGTGCCGGACTCGGTGACGGCGTGGAGCGTCTGGGTGCACGCCGTCACGCGTGACTTGAAGGGCGGCTCGCTGCAGCGCGCCTCCCGGAGCGTGAAGGAGCTGATGGTGCGCCCCTATGTGCCGCGCTTCCTGCGCGAGGGCGACCGCGCGGTGTTGGAGGTGATGGTGAACAACGCGGCGTCGCGCCCGATGCAGGGCACGCTCACGTTGGACATCCAGGACCTGGAGCTGCAGAAGAGCGTGCTGTCGGACTTCGGCGTCCAGAAGGCGTCGCAGCCCTTCCGCGTGGAGGCGGGGAAGGGGACGCGCCTGCGCTTCCCGCTCACCACGCCCACACGGGTGGGGCCCGTTGCCTTCCGGGTGGTGGCGCGCTCGGAGAATCACAGTGATGGTGAGCTGCGCCCCCTGCCGGTGTTGCCGGGCCGGATGCACCTGGCGCAGTCGCGCTTCGTGACGCTGAAGGGCAAGGACTCCAAGACGATGCAGTTCGAGGACCTGCGCGCGGGCGGCGACCCGACGCGGGTGAACGAGCAGTTGGTCGTCACGGTGGACACGCAGCTGTTCTATTCGGCGCTCCAGGCGCTGCCGTACCTGGTGGACTATCCCTACGAGTGCACGGAGCAGACGCTCAACCGCTTCGTGTCGACGGGCATCCTGTCCAGCCTGTACGGGCAGTACCCGTCGGTGGCGCGGATGGCCAAGCAGCTGAGCGAGCGCCCCACCCAATTGGAGACGTGGGATGCGGTGGACCCCAACCGGAAGATGGCGCTGGAGGAGACGCCCTGGCTGGAGATGGCAAAGGGCGGCGCCGGGCCGGAGGCCGGTCTGGTGAAGGTGTTGGACCCGAAGGTCGCCGCCGCCGAGCGCACGTCCGCGCTGGCGAAGCTCCGCAAGGCGCAGACGTCCAGCGGCGGCTTCCCCTGGTGGGCGGGGGGGCCTCCGTCGCCGTACATGACGCTCTACATCGTGCATGGCCTCTCCCGCGCGATGGAGTTCGGCGTGGAAGTCCCGCCGGAAATCACCCGGGGCGCCTGGGGCTACCTGGCGCGGCACTTCCGCGAGGAGTACGCGACGAAGCTGATGAAGGAGGAGCGCGGCTGGGAGTTCCTCACGTTCCTCAACTACACGGCCTCCGCGTATCCGAACGCGAGCTACACCGGTGAGGCCCTCACCGAGGCGGAGCGGGCGCGGATGCTCGCGTTCAGCTTCAAGCATTGGAAGAAGCACTCGCCCTACCTCAAGGGCTACCTGGCGCTGACGCTGAAGCGCGCGGGGCGCGGCGCGGACGCCAACCGCGTCTGGGAGAGCGTCATGGACTCGGCGAAGACGAGTCCCGAGCTGGGCACCTACTGGGCGCAGGAGGACCGCAGCTGGCTCTGGTACAACGACACCACGGAGACGCACGCCTTCGCGCTGCGCACGCTGACGGAGCTCAATCCGAAGGACGCGCGCCGCGAGGGCCTGGTCCAGTGGCTGCTGCTGAACAAGAAGCTCAACCACTGGAAATCCACTCGCGCCACGGCGGAGTCACTGTACGCGCTGGTGAAGTACCTCCAGGCGGAAGGCGCGCTGGGCGTGCGCGAGGACGCCCAGGTGACGGTGGGCCCGCGCGTGGTGCGCATGTCCTTCGCCCCGGACGAGTACACGGGCAAGAAGAACCAGGTCGTCGTGCCCGGGCCGGAGTTGAACCCGGCGACGATGAGCTCGGTGGTGGTGGAGAAGACGACGCCGGGCTTCGCCTTCGCATCCGCGACGTGGCACTTCTCCACGGAGAAGCTGCCGGACAGCGACCGCGGGGACTTCTTCCAGGTGTCGCGGCGCTACTTCCTGCGTGAGCGGCAGGGGAAGGACGCCAGGCTCGTGCCGCTGGCGGAGGGCGCCGTGGTGCTCCCCGGAGACGAAGTGGAGGTGCAGCTCTCCCTGCGCGCGAAGCACGCGGCGGAGTACGTGCACCTGAGAGATCCGCGCGCCGCGGGCCTGGAGCCGGAGAACGTGCAGTCCCGTCACCGCTGGGACTTGGGCATCGTCTGGTACGAGGAGACGCGGGACTCCGGCACCAACTTCTTCTTCGAGCAGCTGCCCGCGGGTGAGTACACCTTCAAGTACCGGCTGCGCGCCAACATGGCCGGCCAGTTCAAGGTGGGCCCCGCCACGGTGCAGTCCATGTACGCGCCGGAGTTCACCGCGTACTCGGCCGGGGCGATGCTCACGGTGGGCGCGGCGAAGTAG